The Desulfosporosinus acidiphilus SJ4 genome has a window encoding:
- the cydC gene encoding thiol reductant ABC exporter subunit CydC, whose product MKSIGWLTRLMLAYWPRILLALFLSVLTITSHIGLMAASAYLLARAALHPPILDLMVTIVGVRFFGLSRAVFRYLERYLSHDVTFRVLSQIRVKFYEQIEPLAPARLGGLRSEDLLSRIVADVETQQNFYLRVFAPPIAAFFVLIGYGIFLANYDIRLSYILAACFVIAGVIVPWLVKRLGQGIGAQIIFLKAHLNTQVADGLLGMTELLSYHQVGDHLIKFRETNDELIECERKITKLAAFSAALTGLIANLGMWLILVLGILLVEKGRLNGVNLGMLALGTLSSFEAVFPLALVPHHLEQNLVSADRLLDLMKPEETKDGRDRKKHDYNRENDKIRHEDSREHEDSSKNEDSRENPGKLIPRADNLKLSFQEVSFRYEKTEPWVLKDVSFTIPQGSKVAIVGSSGVGKTSIINLILRFWDCEKGEISLGDHSLPEYDIEELRRIIGVVTQKTYLFNATIKENLLLAKPSATNQELMDTARQAKLHEFITSLPNGYDSYIGEGGFKLSGGQRQRLAIARVLLKNAPILILDEAAAGLDSITESEVLNEVYRLMEGRTTILITHNFSGLEIMDEILLLKEGRIIERGTHAELLQHEGAYWELWKRDRFIN is encoded by the coding sequence ATGAAAAGTATAGGCTGGTTAACCCGTTTGATGCTGGCTTATTGGCCAAGAATTCTCTTGGCACTCTTTCTAAGTGTACTAACCATTACGAGCCATATTGGTCTAATGGCTGCTTCGGCCTATTTGCTTGCTCGAGCAGCTCTTCACCCGCCAATTCTTGATTTAATGGTGACCATCGTAGGTGTCCGTTTCTTTGGACTTTCCCGCGCAGTATTTCGCTACCTGGAACGCTACCTATCTCATGATGTCACATTTCGGGTCTTAAGTCAGATACGGGTCAAGTTCTACGAGCAAATAGAACCTCTTGCTCCAGCTCGTTTAGGCGGCTTGCGCAGTGAAGATTTATTGAGCCGCATTGTGGCGGACGTGGAGACACAACAGAACTTTTATCTTCGGGTTTTCGCACCACCTATAGCGGCTTTTTTCGTTCTTATTGGCTATGGAATATTTTTAGCGAATTATGATATTCGACTTTCGTATATCCTTGCCGCCTGTTTTGTCATAGCGGGGGTCATAGTTCCTTGGCTGGTTAAAAGATTGGGACAGGGTATCGGGGCTCAGATTATCTTCCTTAAGGCGCATTTGAATACCCAAGTCGCTGACGGACTTTTGGGCATGACGGAGCTGTTGTCATATCATCAGGTCGGGGATCACCTGATCAAATTCCGAGAAACCAACGATGAGTTGATTGAGTGCGAACGAAAGATAACAAAATTAGCGGCTTTTTCCGCAGCCCTGACAGGGTTGATCGCTAATCTGGGAATGTGGCTTATCCTGGTCTTAGGAATTCTGCTTGTGGAAAAGGGAAGACTGAATGGAGTTAATTTAGGGATGTTAGCCCTTGGAACGTTAAGCAGTTTTGAAGCCGTCTTTCCTTTAGCCCTTGTTCCTCACCACTTAGAACAGAACCTTGTTTCGGCGGATCGACTCTTAGACCTAATGAAGCCGGAAGAGACAAAAGATGGCAGAGATAGAAAGAAACATGATTATAATAGGGAAAACGATAAGATAAGACATGAAGATTCAAGAGAACATGAAGATTCAAGTAAAAACGAAGATTCAAGAGAGAACCCAGGAAAGCTTATCCCCAGAGCAGACAACTTGAAACTTAGTTTTCAAGAAGTAAGCTTTCGATATGAAAAGACAGAACCTTGGGTTTTGAAGGATGTTTCGTTTACCATCCCTCAAGGCAGCAAAGTCGCCATCGTCGGCTCAAGCGGAGTTGGGAAAACAAGCATTATTAACCTCATCCTGAGATTTTGGGACTGTGAAAAAGGTGAGATCTCCTTAGGGGATCATAGTCTACCAGAGTATGACATAGAGGAGTTAAGGAGGATAATCGGAGTCGTAACTCAAAAGACTTATCTTTTTAATGCAACTATCAAAGAAAATCTTCTCTTAGCAAAACCCTCTGCAACGAATCAGGAACTCATGGATACGGCACGTCAGGCTAAGCTCCATGAATTCATTACTTCTTTACCCAATGGCTATGACAGTTACATTGGTGAAGGCGGTTTTAAGCTCTCAGGAGGACAAAGACAACGTTTAGCCATTGCCCGCGTCTTATTAAAGAATGCACCGATTTTAATTTTGGATGAAGCAGCAGCAGGTCTTGATTCGATTACTGAAAGTGAGGTACTAAACGAGGTTTACCGACTTATGGAGGGTCGAACAACTATTTTAATAACCCATAATTTCTCGGGATTGGAAATAATGGACGAGATTTTGTTGCTGAAGGAAGGCAGGATTATCGAGAGAGGAACTCATGCCGAACTTTTACAGCACGAAGGGGCATATTGGGAGTTATGGAAAAGAGATCGATTCATTAATTAA
- the thiD gene encoding bifunctional hydroxymethylpyrimidine kinase/phosphomethylpyrimidine kinase, protein MKKALTIAGSDSSGGAGIQADLKTFSAHGIFGMSVITAVTAQNTQGVFAVQDISREVIAAQIKAIFEDIEVDGLKVGMVSQISTIEIIAELLKVYAPKNIVIDPVMVSKSGYHLLNPQAELTLIRELLPLATVVTPNIPEAEVMTKMTIQNLTQMESAAKYIYQMGAKNVLLKGGHLENDSTDILYDGRNFKYYTSQRVKTKNTHGTGCTLSSAITSNLALGYPLSEAVSLAKDYIIEAIEHSLDIGKGVGPTHHFYSLYQKAGFNN, encoded by the coding sequence ATGAAAAAGGCATTAACTATAGCCGGCTCCGACAGCAGCGGAGGGGCAGGGATTCAAGCAGACTTAAAAACTTTTTCTGCCCATGGCATTTTTGGGATGAGTGTTATTACGGCTGTAACTGCTCAAAACACCCAAGGCGTCTTTGCGGTACAAGATATTTCAAGAGAGGTGATCGCTGCACAAATTAAGGCGATTTTTGAAGACATTGAAGTTGATGGATTAAAGGTCGGTATGGTTTCACAAATATCGACCATTGAGATTATAGCAGAATTATTGAAAGTTTATGCGCCGAAGAATATTGTTATAGATCCGGTTATGGTATCAAAAAGCGGCTACCATCTGCTAAACCCTCAAGCAGAGCTAACTTTAATTCGTGAACTTTTGCCTTTAGCAACTGTCGTAACCCCTAATATTCCAGAGGCTGAGGTTATGACAAAAATGACCATTCAGAACCTTACCCAGATGGAGAGTGCAGCAAAATACATATATCAGATGGGGGCTAAAAATGTTCTTCTCAAAGGCGGGCATCTCGAAAACGATTCAACGGATATTCTTTACGATGGTCGGAACTTTAAGTATTATACTTCACAGCGTGTAAAGACAAAGAACACTCATGGAACTGGCTGTACTTTGTCTTCTGCCATAACATCCAATCTTGCTTTGGGCTATCCGTTAAGCGAAGCTGTCTCGCTGGCTAAAGATTACATTATAGAAGCGATTGAACATTCTTTGGATATTGGGAAAGGTGTTGGACCTACTCATCACTTTTATTCACTTTACCAAAAAGCGGGATTTAATAATTAA
- a CDS encoding SDR family NAD(P)-dependent oxidoreductase — MLKGNVALITGGGTGIGRAIALILAKAGVNIAINYSRSEADALKTKAEAESLGVRCSTYRADVANDQEVRIMVKKVINDFGKLDILINNAGMTHFVDHVDLEGLKDEYWDDIMGVNVKGTFFCSRAAAPELKKTRGCIINMASIAGLTGLGSSIAYSASKAAVISVNKSLARVLAPEVRVNAVAPGIVQTRWVEGKDEHIAHLAAGTPLGRVAAPEDIAEVVYALIAHAGFVTGQTIVVDGGNFI, encoded by the coding sequence ATGCTCAAAGGGAATGTGGCTCTAATTACTGGTGGTGGCACCGGTATCGGAAGAGCCATCGCTCTGATACTTGCTAAAGCCGGAGTTAATATTGCAATTAATTATTCCCGCTCGGAAGCGGATGCTTTAAAAACGAAGGCTGAGGCAGAAAGCTTGGGTGTTCGTTGTTCTACTTACCGTGCAGATGTAGCGAATGATCAGGAAGTTAGAATCATGGTCAAGAAAGTCATCAATGATTTTGGGAAATTAGATATTCTTATCAATAATGCCGGTATGACGCACTTTGTAGATCATGTTGACCTTGAAGGGTTAAAAGACGAGTATTGGGATGACATCATGGGAGTTAATGTCAAAGGAACGTTTTTTTGCTCCCGCGCAGCGGCCCCTGAACTAAAAAAAACCCGGGGATGTATTATTAATATGGCATCAATTGCCGGTCTTACGGGGTTAGGCAGTTCTATTGCATATTCCGCATCGAAAGCAGCCGTTATCAGCGTAAACAAATCTTTAGCACGTGTATTAGCCCCTGAAGTAAGGGTTAATGCGGTTGCCCCGGGAATCGTGCAGACCCGGTGGGTAGAGGGAAAGGATGAACATATTGCGCACCTGGCCGCAGGCACTCCTCTTGGCCGAGTAGCTGCGCCGGAGGACATTGCTGAAGTTGTTTATGCTCTTATCGCTCATGCCGGTTTTGTAACAGGGCAGACGATTGTCGTTGATGGAGGGAATTTTATTTAA
- a CDS encoding DNA recombination protein RmuC, with amino-acid sequence MVDPMLITLIVLVSISILLLILLLLRTSKNSLTPITGKFELLEKSLERSERLVQGEISKNREESMLNSRQVREELSQTVHTFNNSVLARMAEIASLQRNQLDIFSEQLNSLTKTTDLKMERLRQTVEERLSRIQQDNAQKLDQMRATVDEKLSATLEQRLGESFKLVSERLEAVYKGLGEMQTLASGVGDLKKVLSNVKTRGIMGEIQLGNLLEQVLTPEQYATNVATKPGSNDRVEFAVKLPARDGQDSILWLPIDAKFPLEDYERLMEAQDQVDIPHIEEFGKSLEARLKSEGKSIHDKYIAPPHTTDFGILFLPVEGLYAEVLRRPGLCEILQREYKVIITGPTTLAALLNSLQMGFRTLAIEKRSSEVWNLLGAVKTEFGKFVEILEKTQRKLQEASNTIDTATRKSRTIVRKLKTVQSLPVNETDLLLRQTESDNAEIEE; translated from the coding sequence ATGGTCGACCCAATGCTTATAACCCTAATCGTTCTTGTATCTATTTCAATCCTTTTGTTAATTCTCTTGTTGCTGCGCACCTCTAAAAATTCCTTGACTCCTATTACCGGCAAATTTGAGCTGTTGGAGAAAAGCCTCGAACGCAGCGAGCGGTTGGTTCAGGGGGAAATTTCCAAAAACCGAGAAGAATCTATGCTCAATTCCCGTCAAGTGCGTGAAGAACTTAGCCAAACGGTGCATACCTTTAATAATTCTGTTTTAGCACGTATGGCAGAAATAGCTTCTCTCCAGCGCAATCAATTGGATATCTTTTCCGAACAGTTAAATTCTCTTACCAAAACCACAGATTTAAAAATGGAACGACTGCGTCAAACTGTAGAAGAACGACTTTCGCGGATTCAACAAGATAACGCACAGAAGTTAGATCAAATGCGCGCCACTGTCGATGAAAAACTCAGCGCCACTCTTGAACAACGCTTAGGGGAATCCTTTAAATTGGTCAGTGAACGGCTCGAAGCTGTATACAAAGGGTTGGGCGAAATGCAGACCTTAGCCTCCGGTGTCGGGGATTTAAAGAAAGTCTTATCCAATGTAAAAACCCGAGGAATCATGGGCGAGATTCAACTGGGTAATTTGCTTGAGCAAGTACTTACGCCGGAGCAATATGCTACAAATGTGGCGACGAAGCCTGGCAGCAATGACCGCGTTGAATTTGCAGTTAAACTGCCGGCCCGCGATGGTCAGGACAGTATTCTTTGGCTTCCCATTGATGCCAAATTCCCCTTAGAGGACTATGAACGATTAATGGAAGCACAAGACCAAGTGGATATCCCACACATTGAAGAGTTCGGAAAATCTCTGGAAGCTCGCCTAAAATCGGAAGGCAAAAGTATCCATGATAAATATATCGCTCCTCCCCACACGACAGATTTTGGCATCCTATTTTTGCCTGTGGAAGGTTTATATGCCGAAGTTTTGCGGCGTCCCGGTTTATGTGAAATTCTTCAGCGAGAATATAAGGTCATCATTACCGGGCCAACAACACTTGCCGCCTTACTTAACAGTTTACAAATGGGATTTCGAACCCTTGCCATTGAAAAACGGTCAAGTGAAGTTTGGAATCTGCTGGGTGCCGTAAAAACGGAATTTGGCAAGTTTGTTGAAATTCTCGAAAAAACGCAAAGAAAACTTCAAGAAGCAAGCAATACCATTGACACCGCAACTCGAAAATCCCGAACCATCGTACGCAAACTAAAAACTGTTCAATCTCTGCCCGTGAACGAAACGGACCTGTTATTAAGACAAACCGAATCTGACAATGCCGAGATTGAAGAATAG
- the thiE gene encoding thiamine phosphate synthase — MSKMKADYSLYLVTDRVLLGSRDLIQSVELAIQGGVTMVQLREKSVSTGEFLNIAYELKDLTSRYKIPLIINDRLDIALAVNAEGLHVGQDDLPMSKAKELFPDKIIGVSVSCLAEALLAEEQGADYLGAGAIYSTSTKADAKLVSLHELELIKKSVKIPVVAIGGINQQTIRQVMFAKIDGVAIVSAILAQDDIYQAAHDFRKLLASS; from the coding sequence ATGAGTAAAATGAAGGCGGATTATAGTTTATATCTAGTTACGGATAGGGTGCTCTTAGGCAGTCGAGATTTAATTCAAAGTGTTGAACTTGCCATCCAAGGCGGAGTTACCATGGTTCAGCTTCGGGAAAAATCAGTATCTACCGGAGAGTTTCTTAACATAGCTTATGAGTTAAAAGACCTAACATCACGCTATAAAATACCGTTGATCATCAATGATCGTTTAGATATAGCACTGGCAGTCAATGCCGAAGGATTGCACGTTGGTCAAGATGACCTTCCCATGAGTAAAGCAAAAGAACTATTTCCCGATAAAATAATAGGGGTCTCTGTCAGCTGCTTAGCCGAAGCTCTTCTGGCTGAAGAACAAGGGGCAGACTATCTTGGAGCTGGAGCCATATACAGCACTTCAACAAAAGCCGATGCTAAACTTGTCAGTCTTCATGAGCTTGAGCTTATTAAAAAGTCTGTGAAAATCCCGGTGGTTGCCATTGGCGGAATCAACCAGCAAACTATTCGGCAAGTGATGTTTGCTAAGATAGACGGTGTTGCCATTGTATCAGCTATTCTGGCTCAAGATGATATTTACCAAGCGGCTCATGATTTTCGCAAACTTCTTGCAAGTTCATAA
- the thiM gene encoding hydroxyethylthiazole kinase, producing MELRERIMTNFKLIKENKPLIHHITNYVTVNDCANIVLALGGSPVMADDQAEVAEMVGIASSLVLNIGTLNSRTIDSMLLAGTRAKELGVPIILDPVGVGATKLRTQTAQKLIEVLTPEVIRGNMSEISVIAGQEVAIKGVDSLADENNSSVVAKKLAFTLNCVIAITGKTDVVSDGQQVCKLNNGHRILADVTGTGCMTTSLIGTFCGVTKDYFAATIAGITCMGLAGEIAHASLHHGEGIGTFRARLFDSIYNLTPELLAQESKISYE from the coding sequence ATGGAACTGCGTGAAAGAATCATGACCAATTTTAAATTGATTAAGGAAAATAAACCTTTAATACATCACATAACTAACTATGTGACGGTAAACGATTGTGCGAATATTGTCCTTGCCTTGGGGGGCTCCCCGGTTATGGCAGATGATCAGGCGGAAGTTGCAGAAATGGTCGGGATTGCTTCATCATTAGTTCTCAATATCGGGACGTTGAACTCCAGGACCATCGACAGCATGCTGCTTGCCGGAACGCGAGCCAAAGAGTTGGGGGTTCCCATTATCTTAGATCCGGTTGGTGTTGGAGCAACAAAGCTGAGAACGCAAACTGCTCAAAAATTGATTGAAGTCCTTACCCCAGAAGTTATAAGGGGAAATATGTCCGAAATCAGCGTCATAGCAGGCCAAGAAGTTGCTATCAAAGGCGTAGATTCGTTGGCTGATGAAAATAACAGCAGTGTTGTTGCTAAAAAACTCGCCTTCACTCTCAACTGTGTTATTGCTATCACAGGAAAAACCGATGTTGTGTCTGATGGACAACAAGTGTGTAAATTGAACAACGGTCACCGGATATTGGCTGATGTTACCGGGACCGGCTGCATGACAACTTCCTTAATCGGAACCTTCTGCGGCGTGACAAAGGATTATTTTGCTGCGACAATTGCGGGAATCACCTGTATGGGATTAGCGGGGGAAATTGCTCATGCCTCTCTCCACCACGGAGAAGGAATTGGAACGTTCCGGGCCCGTTTGTTTGACAGCATCTATAATCTGACTCCTGAATTACTTGCCCAAGAAAGTAAGATCAGTTATGAGTAA
- the cydD gene encoding thiol reductant ABC exporter subunit CydD, with protein MFDRRLVKEANHVRGFLFLSLSLGCGIALLAVAQAWFFSQTVANVFLKGLSLKNVGVALGIILGIILTRALFQWGSEVFAQEAALRVKSNLRQRLIDRLFTLGPLYIRKEKSGELISTLVSGTDSLVDYFAKYIPQLLLAVMIPIIILSFVFPQDWKSGSILLLTGPLIPIFMILIGKLAEKKSLQQWQSLSWMNGHFLDILRGITTLKVFGRSKDQIRVIARVSNSFRESTLSVLRIAFLSALMLEFFATMSTALVAVAIGLRLVYGTLSFSTGLFLLLLAPEFYTPLRTLGLNFHAGLSGVNAAVRIYEILDAPLPTMAKSGIDHCTIDILAETYQITFEHVSLTYDQDETPALQNINISLSSGESIALVGPSGAGKTSLVQLLMGFVEPTSGQIYVNGKLLETISMDNWREQIGYISQNPYLFAGSILENILLGRPQAEMREVINAAESANAHGFIMSFPQGYDTILGEGGYRLSGGQAQRIAMARIFLKDAPLLIFDEPTSSLDLESEDAIQNALNNLTQGKTSIIIAHRLNTIQHTNRILVMDQGRIVEEGNHEVLLEKQGLYYDLVRKARGSSL; from the coding sequence TTGTTTGATCGGCGTCTGGTTAAAGAAGCGAATCATGTCAGGGGATTCCTCTTTCTCTCGCTAAGTTTAGGCTGTGGGATTGCCTTATTGGCCGTGGCTCAAGCTTGGTTTTTCTCCCAAACGGTAGCCAATGTTTTCCTGAAAGGCCTTTCTTTAAAAAACGTTGGCGTTGCCCTTGGTATAATACTGGGTATTATTTTAACGAGAGCACTTTTTCAATGGGGAAGTGAAGTCTTTGCCCAAGAAGCAGCCTTACGGGTCAAAAGCAATTTGCGGCAGCGCTTGATCGATCGTTTGTTTACCTTAGGTCCACTCTATATCCGAAAAGAAAAAAGCGGTGAGTTAATCTCTACTCTTGTCAGTGGAACTGATTCACTGGTTGATTATTTTGCCAAATATATTCCTCAACTTCTTTTGGCAGTCATGATACCTATAATCATCCTATCCTTCGTATTTCCACAAGATTGGAAATCCGGAAGTATTCTTCTTTTGACCGGACCTCTAATCCCCATCTTTATGATCTTGATCGGGAAATTAGCTGAGAAGAAGTCCTTGCAGCAGTGGCAGAGTCTTAGCTGGATGAACGGGCATTTCTTAGATATCTTGCGGGGAATTACCACTCTAAAAGTCTTCGGGCGATCTAAAGATCAAATCAGAGTCATCGCCAGAGTCAGCAATTCTTTTCGAGAATCAACCCTCAGTGTTTTACGGATCGCCTTTTTATCAGCCCTGATGCTCGAATTTTTCGCAACAATGAGTACAGCTCTGGTAGCTGTTGCCATTGGCTTAAGACTTGTCTATGGCACTCTATCTTTTTCCACCGGGTTATTTCTACTGTTGCTTGCTCCTGAATTTTACACTCCGCTAAGAACTCTTGGCCTAAATTTCCATGCCGGATTATCCGGGGTAAATGCGGCAGTGAGAATCTATGAGATCCTTGATGCGCCTCTGCCAACGATGGCGAAGTCCGGCATTGATCACTGTACCATAGATATACTTGCGGAAACTTATCAGATTACCTTTGAGCACGTTTCATTGACTTACGACCAGGATGAAACTCCTGCCTTACAAAATATCAATATATCTCTAAGCAGCGGAGAAAGCATTGCTCTTGTGGGTCCCAGCGGGGCAGGAAAAACTTCCTTGGTTCAACTGTTAATGGGTTTCGTTGAACCCACGTCCGGACAAATTTATGTTAATGGTAAATTGCTAGAGACTATCTCCATGGACAATTGGCGGGAACAAATAGGTTATATTTCTCAAAACCCTTATCTATTTGCCGGCAGTATTTTAGAAAACATCCTTCTCGGAAGGCCTCAGGCGGAGATGAGAGAAGTAATCAATGCTGCCGAGTCTGCCAATGCTCATGGTTTTATTATGTCATTTCCTCAGGGATATGACACAATCCTGGGGGAAGGCGGATATCGCTTAAGCGGGGGACAAGCTCAAAGAATTGCAATGGCCAGAATCTTTTTAAAAGATGCTCCGCTGCTCATTTTTGATGAACCAACTTCTTCTTTAGATCTAGAGAGTGAAGATGCTATTCAGAACGCCCTGAATAATTTAACTCAAGGCAAGACCTCCATAATCATTGCTCATCGGCTCAATACGATTCAGCACACAAATCGTATACTTGTTATGGATCAGGGGCGGATTGTTGAAGAAGGAAATCATGAGGTTTTGTTGGAAAAACAAGGGCTTTACTATGACCTGGTCAGGAAAGCAAGAGGGAGCTCTTTATGA